In Deltaproteobacteria bacterium, the sequence TGAAGATCCCGTTGTAGGCGGTATCGTGATAGGAGCGGATTATAAAGGAGATTCCTTCCTGCTGCAGAGTCTGGGCGATGAGGTCCGCCTCAAATTTATTTTCCACCACTGTTATCTTCTTGAAATTCTCCCCCTTCGTCATCTCCCTCTCCATGAGATCTCAAGATAACATCTCCCCTGCCCCTGAGTCAATGAA encodes:
- a CDS encoding DUF2007 domain-containing protein, translating into MTKGENFKKITVVENKFEADLIAQTLQQEGISFIIRSYHDTAYNGIFIPQKGWAAIMVPEELEEKAQDIIAELREGLEKKAKKGDI